In Planococcus citri chromosome 4, ihPlaCitr1.1, whole genome shotgun sequence, the genomic window TTCCCCGATAAATGCGAACTTTTCGCATCCATATGCTCGTTACCGTCCTTATATTCACGTTGGAATAATATCTGTGATATCAAAATGAACCATTTCGCTTCACATTTGCGAAAATTATACAACGGTAAACCAGAAGTAACCGAATTACCTGCTCAATGTTTACTATCTGATCCAAAAATCCTGATATCATTTTCTCTAAAAGATGTACAAGTCGAAGAACTGAACgaattcaaatgtaaattcttcactGTATCAAAATCCAACGATAAATGCCAAGGAATCTGTATCTGGTTCACAGTTACCTTTCCATCGTCGAACGAAAATGAAGTAGTACTCGATACTTCACCTACGAGTCCTCTTACTCATTGGAAACAAACCGTATTAGTAATGCAAGAAGAAATCGAATTAGAAGAGGGGCAAGCTTTCGTTGgaatgttgaatttgaaaaaaagtcaacaaaataGTAGATTTTACGACATCGAATTCGAAATGCTAGATTCCGAAGAAGAAGACCACCCTGTACCTTGTAATTGTTATTTTACCagatgtaaaattattaatgcTCTTTCAGCCCAGTATGACGAGcaagatgaaattgaaatggatAACTGTGAAGAACAAGATTAACTCAGTCTACGGTGTATAGTTTAATATCCTAATCCTAACCACAAGGTGTGATCAATATTCAATTTGATACTGTTATTTTAAGCCTGTTATGatgaaaatgtgttttcttttttcattataGATATTTCGAAGGAAgtgaatttacaatttattcTTGAGAAACTTATTGAAGATCTGTATTATTAAAAAAAGGGGTTCTCTAAATTTCAACAGGTGAGCAGTTcagcgttttaaaaaaaaccagtAGGAGTAGTTAGATCATGCGTTCGAACGTATTTCTTCTTGTTTTAAATCTGTTATGTAAATGATGTAACGTTTAATCAGCTTTTATTACGAACAGTTTGGTAAGTATATCGAGAACGAATTTTATTCTAGAGAAGAGAAAGGGGAAACGAGATAAATCGAACTTACGagaatgatattttaaaaagctGTCAGAAGTAAACACTCGTTCTAGTACGTA contains:
- the Art8 gene encoding protein arginine N-methyltransferase 6, translated to MTETDEYFESYSDLEVHRVMLNDTPRNEAYRNAIFSSNDLFDGKTVLDVGTGTAILSILCAKAGARKVYAVDASNVVEIAKETVKENEVQHIVEVIRGRIEDIELPEKVDIIISEWMGFYLLHEAMLDSVLVARDKFLKPDGLMFPDKCELFASICSLPSLYSRWNNICDIKMNHFASHLRKLYNGKPEVTELPAQCLLSDPKILISFSLKDVQVEELNEFKCKFFTVSKSNDKCQGICIWFTVTFPSSNENEVVLDTSPTSPLTHWKQTVLVMQEEIELEEGQAFVGMLNLKKSQQNSRFYDIEFEMLDSEEEDHPVPCNCYFTRCKIINALSAQYDEQDEIEMDNCEEQD